CCTGCTCATCAACATGATAATCAGTAATATATCCTTCTTTTTTTAGGACATCAGCTACTCTGACCTTCAGCTTGGACAAGGGGATATCAACCGATGTAAAGTTGGCTTGAATACCGTTTCTAATACGAGTTAGAAAATCCGCCAACGGATCACTCATAGACATCTACAACACCTCTGTTAAATAGTCGATTGTGAGACTTTAATTAACCGGATTACCAACTTGACTTTGTCACACCGGTAATCTTTCCTTCAGACGCAAGTTTACGAAAACAAAGCCTGCAACACCCGAATTTTCTCAGGTAAGCCCTTGGGCGCCCGCACATTGGACATCGATTATATGAGCGCACCTTAAATTTCGGTTTACGGCCCGCTTTGGCAATCAGTGATTTTTTTGCCATTGAATGCTCCCTGCTGTGTATAACCCTTATTGGTCAGTGCTTTTTTTATGTTCTTTAAACGGCATACCAAGCGTCTTCAGCAAGGCATGTCCCTCTTCATCAGTCTTGGCATTGGTAACAAAAGAAATGTTCAAGCCTCTGATTTTGTCAATCTTATCGTAATCAACCTCAGGAAAAATAATGTGCTCTGTTATTCCCATAGAATAATTACCATTGCCGTCAAAACCCTTGGGAGATATTCCACGAAAATCTCGTACCCGGGGAAGAGCAATATTTATAAGCTTAGACAGAAAATCGTACATTTTTTCATGACGCAGGGTTACACGAGCTCCGATCGGCATACCTTCACGTAATTTGAAGGTAGCGATAGATTTTCTGGCTCTCGTGACAACCGCCTTCTGCCCGGCGATCAATGTCAGCTCATGAGCAGCTTTTTCAACAATTTTTGGATTCTGTACAGCTTCACCCAACCCCATGTTGAGAACTATCTTTTCAACCCTAGGTATTTCATGTTTATTTGAATAGCCGAACTTTTCCTGGAGCTGTGGTTTACACTCACTCTCATACAGTTCTTTCATTGTCCCCATATCATTTTCTCCGTTCCGTAACCAGCAGCAGATTACTTACTTCTTGGATTTTTCCAGGGTAGCACCACAGCTTTTGCACATCCGCACCTTAACTCCGTCCTCAAGTATCTTCTTACCGATTCGCACTGTTTTTGCGCATTCAGGGCAGACAAGCATAAGGTTTGAAATATGAATTGAAGCTTCACGCTCAATGATCTCGCCGGGTTGCTGCGCATCAACGGGCTTTTGATGCTTCTTGATCATATTGATGCGTTCAACAAACGCTCGTTGAGCTGCTCTATCTAGTCTCAGTATCTTACCAACCCGCCCTTTATCTTTACCGGTAATTACCTCTACCTGGTCATTTATAAGTAAACTTGTCTGTCCCTGCCGCATCTTCCTACCTCGTGTCGTAATCTGCATCAGTAAGCGTGTTCCCTACAGTACTTCCGGTGCAAGAGATATAATCTTCATAAATCCAAGTGACCGCAATTCACGGGCAACCGGGCCGAAAATACGTGTCCCTATCGGTTCACCGTTTCCTGAAAGCAGAACTGCCGCATTATCATCAAAACGAACAGTGGTATCCTCAGGACGACTGATCGCCTTGGATGTCCGCACTACTACAGCATCAAGCACATCACCCTTCTTGACCTTGGCATGCGGTATGGCTTCCTTTACTGTTACTACTATGACATCGCCGATACTCGCATAGCGACGCTTACTCCCTCCAAGAACTCTGATACAGAGAACCTTCTTGGCTCCGGAGTTGTCTGCGACATTCAGCAGTGTTTCTGTCTGAATCATGGTATCACCTGATTAAATCGTTCCTGTCAAAGTGGGTCTGCCCATCAGACAGCAC
This genomic interval from Candidatus Electrothrix rattekaaiensis contains the following:
- a CDS encoding type Z 30S ribosomal protein S14, translated to MAKKSLIAKAGRKPKFKVRSYNRCPMCGRPRAYLRKFGCCRLCFRKLASEGKITGVTKSSW
- the rplE gene encoding 50S ribosomal protein L5, which translates into the protein MGTMKELYESECKPQLQEKFGYSNKHEIPRVEKIVLNMGLGEAVQNPKIVEKAAHELTLIAGQKAVVTRARKSIATFKLREGMPIGARVTLRHEKMYDFLSKLINIALPRVRDFRGISPKGFDGNGNYSMGITEHIIFPEVDYDKIDKIRGLNISFVTNAKTDEEGHALLKTLGMPFKEHKKSTDQ
- the rplX gene encoding 50S ribosomal protein L24, giving the protein MQITTRGRKMRQGQTSLLINDQVEVITGKDKGRVGKILRLDRAAQRAFVERINMIKKHQKPVDAQQPGEIIEREASIHISNLMLVCPECAKTVRIGKKILEDGVKVRMCKSCGATLEKSKK
- the rplN gene encoding 50S ribosomal protein L14, coding for MIQTETLLNVADNSGAKKVLCIRVLGGSKRRYASIGDVIVVTVKEAIPHAKVKKGDVLDAVVVRTSKAISRPEDTTVRFDDNAAVLLSGNGEPIGTRIFGPVARELRSLGFMKIISLAPEVL